In Streptomyces venezuelae, the sequence GCGGCCGCCGTATATGGCGAGGACGCGGACGTTGCGGACCTTGCCCGCGGTGAGGAGGTCGTTGGTGACCTGGGTGCACAGCTCGCGGGTCGGAACCACCACGAGGGCCTGCGGGGCGTCGGTCAGCTGCGCGGGGGTGGCGCGGCCGGCCTCGACGTCCGCCGGGACGACGACCCGCTCCAGCAGGGGAAGGCCGAAACCGAGCGTCTTGCCGGTTCCGGTCTTGGCCTGGCCGATGACGTCCGTGCCGGAAAGGGCGACGGGAAGGGTCATCTCCTGGATCGGGAAGGGGGACACGATGCCGACGGCCTCAAGGGCCTCGGCCGTCTCGGGGAAAATCCCGAGGTCTCGGAACGTAGTCAGGGTGCTGCCTCTTCTGTGAGACGCGGCGCGAGGCGGCGAGGGGGGTCGTACCGTGCCGTGCTTGCAGTACTGCCACGTACGAAGCTGCGCGGGACCACTAGCCTTCGCTCAAGCGCTTCTGCCGCTGAGGGGGCCCCTCGTGGTAGGCGGTACGCATGAACGTACGCACCTCACCGAGGGCGGTCGGTTGGAGCCGATCGGGCCACCGACCGGGCATCCTCATTCGGATGGCCCGCCGAGTATTCGGCAGGCGCATTACCACTGTACCCCGGAATCGCGCAGGTGTGTCGGGTGAATTCACCGGGTAGGCGCGTTTAGCTGGACAGGCAAGGATCCGGCGCGGTGACTTGGAGGGCCATTCGGCGGGCTATTGTGCGGAGCATGCCGACCGTAGAAAACGCCTCGCCCGCCGACGACAGCGCCCCCGCCGAAGCCGTGGGCATCGCCTCCCAGGACTGGGCCGCCGCCTCTGCCTCGCCGCAGTACCGGGCCGCCGTCGTGGACCTGCTCGGCGCGCTCGCGTACGGAGAGCTCGCGGCCTTCGAGCGCCTGGCGGAGGACGCGAAGCTCGCGCCCACCCTGGACGACAAGGCCGAGCTCGCCGCGATGGCCTCCGCCGAGTTCCACCACTTCGAGCGGCTGCGGGACCGGCTCGCGGCGATCGAGGTCGAGCCGACCGCCGCCATGGAGCCCTTCGCGAAGGGCGTCGACGACTTCCACCGCCAGACCGCGCCGTCGGACTGGCTGGAGGGCCTGGTCAAGGCCTACGTCGGCGACTCCATCGCCAGTGACTTCTACCGCGAGGTCGCCTCCCACCTGGACACCGACACCCGCGCCCTCGTGCTCGGCGTGCTCGAC encodes:
- a CDS encoding ferritin-like fold-containing protein encodes the protein MPTVENASPADDSAPAEAVGIASQDWAAASASPQYRAAVVDLLGALAYGELAAFERLAEDAKLAPTLDDKAELAAMASAEFHHFERLRDRLAAIEVEPTAAMEPFAKGVDDFHRQTAPSDWLEGLVKAYVGDSIASDFYREVASHLDTDTRALVLGVLDDTGHGNFAVEKVRAAIEADPRCGGRLALWARRLMGEALSQAQRVVAERDALSTMLVGGVDGMAAGFDLAAVGEMFTRITKAHTKRMAALGLAA